Proteins found in one Seonamhaeicola sp. S2-3 genomic segment:
- the infB gene encoding translation initiation factor IF-2: MAETIRLNKVLRELNISLDRAVEFLDSKGIEIEKRPTTKISVEVYKVLSDEFETDANKKVASKEVSEAKQKEKDLLRKQREKELEAKQKIEAKKEEIVKASTTLSGPKTVGKIDLSPKKPKVKKEEPVKEEPVKEEPVKKEPVKEEKPKVVEPAPKPEVEEKKPAPKKEAPKKVEPKKEEAPKQETKPAEEAISGGKVETKYQKLTGPKIAGDKIDLSKFNKPKKKKEDKKPDAKAGDASKKKRRRISKVGGPQSGGNRGGNNRNDRFKGKQGGGRRNIVKEEPSEEDVKKQVRETLEKLQGKSSKGKGAKYRREKREQHRDQTEKELQAEAAESKILKVTEFVTASEVATMMDVSVTQIISACMSLGMMVTMNQRLDAETLTIVAEEFGYQVEFVTADIEEAIEEVEDKPEDLEPRAPIVTVMGHVDHGKTSLLDYIRKENVIAGESGGITQHIGAYGVELENGQKIAFLDTPGHEAFTAMRARGAQVTDIAIIVAAADDDIMPQTKEAISHAQAAGVPIVFAINKIDLPNANPDKIKEGLANMNLLVEDWGGKVQSHDISAKVGTGVNELLEKVLLEAELLELKANPNKPALGTVVEAFLDKGRGYVSTVLVQAGTLRVGDYVLAGQHSGKVKAMHDERGNNVKEAGPSTPVSILGLDGAPQAGDKFNVFEDEREAKSIATKRSQLQREQSVRTQRHITLDEIGRRIALGDFKELNIILKGDVDGSVEALTDSFQKLSTEEIQVNIIHKGVGAITESDVLLASASDAIIIGFNVRPMGNARAIADKEEIDIRTYSIIYDAINDLKDAMEGMLSPEFKEEITGTAEIRETFKISKIGTIAGCMVTNGKIFRNSGVRLIREGVVIFTGELASLKRFKDDVKEVSKGYDCGMQVKNYNDIKEGDIIEAFQEVAVKKKLK; the protein is encoded by the coding sequence ATGGCTGAAACAATAAGATTAAATAAAGTATTACGCGAACTTAATATTTCTTTAGATCGTGCGGTAGAATTTTTAGATTCTAAAGGCATAGAGATAGAGAAGCGTCCAACAACAAAAATATCTGTAGAGGTTTATAAGGTTCTTTCAGATGAGTTTGAAACAGACGCTAATAAAAAAGTTGCGTCCAAAGAAGTTAGTGAAGCAAAGCAAAAAGAGAAAGACTTGTTGCGTAAACAACGCGAAAAAGAACTTGAAGCAAAGCAAAAAATAGAAGCCAAAAAAGAAGAAATTGTTAAGGCTTCTACAACGCTTTCAGGTCCAAAAACTGTTGGAAAAATAGATCTTTCGCCTAAAAAGCCTAAGGTTAAAAAAGAAGAGCCCGTTAAAGAAGAACCTGTTAAAGAAGAACCCGTTAAAAAAGAACCGGTAAAAGAAGAAAAGCCAAAGGTTGTAGAGCCTGCTCCAAAACCAGAGGTTGAAGAAAAGAAACCAGCGCCCAAAAAAGAAGCGCCTAAAAAAGTTGAACCAAAGAAAGAAGAAGCTCCTAAGCAAGAAACAAAACCTGCTGAAGAAGCTATATCAGGTGGTAAGGTTGAAACCAAATACCAAAAACTTACTGGTCCTAAAATTGCTGGTGATAAAATAGATTTATCGAAATTTAATAAACCAAAGAAAAAGAAAGAGGATAAAAAACCTGATGCTAAGGCTGGTGATGCTTCAAAGAAAAAGCGTCGAAGAATTAGTAAAGTAGGTGGCCCACAATCTGGAGGAAACAGAGGCGGAAATAATAGAAACGATCGTTTTAAAGGTAAACAAGGAGGCGGAAGACGCAACATTGTTAAAGAAGAGCCTAGTGAAGAAGATGTAAAAAAACAAGTGCGTGAAACACTTGAAAAACTTCAAGGAAAATCTTCAAAAGGTAAAGGTGCTAAATATCGTAGAGAAAAAAGAGAACAGCACAGAGACCAAACCGAAAAAGAACTACAAGCAGAAGCAGCAGAAAGCAAAATACTTAAAGTAACAGAATTTGTTACAGCAAGTGAAGTTGCAACTATGATGGATGTTAGTGTTACTCAAATTATTTCGGCGTGTATGTCGCTGGGTATGATGGTAACTATGAATCAGCGTTTAGATGCTGAAACCTTAACTATTGTAGCAGAAGAATTTGGTTACCAAGTAGAATTTGTAACAGCAGATATAGAAGAAGCTATTGAAGAGGTTGAAGATAAACCTGAAGATTTAGAACCAAGAGCTCCAATTGTTACCGTTATGGGGCATGTAGATCATGGTAAAACATCGCTTCTAGATTATATTAGAAAAGAAAATGTAATTGCAGGAGAGTCTGGTGGTATAACACAGCATATTGGCGCTTACGGCGTAGAATTAGAGAACGGACAAAAAATAGCATTCTTAGATACTCCTGGTCACGAGGCCTTTACAGCAATGCGTGCTCGTGGAGCGCAAGTTACAGATATTGCAATTATTGTTGCAGCAGCAGATGATGATATCATGCCGCAAACTAAAGAGGCTATTTCTCATGCGCAAGCAGCTGGTGTACCTATTGTATTTGCAATTAATAAAATAGACTTACCAAACGCTAACCCTGATAAAATTAAAGAAGGATTAGCCAATATGAATTTATTGGTTGAAGATTGGGGAGGTAAAGTACAGTCTCATGATATTTCTGCAAAAGTAGGTACTGGAGTAAATGAATTACTTGAGAAAGTATTATTAGAAGCAGAATTACTTGAGCTTAAAGCTAATCCAAATAAACCAGCTTTAGGAACCGTTGTAGAAGCATTTCTAGACAAAGGTCGTGGGTATGTTTCAACAGTATTAGTACAAGCAGGTACTTTAAGGGTTGGAGATTATGTGCTAGCAGGTCAGCATAGCGGTAAAGTAAAAGCTATGCATGATGAAAGAGGTAATAATGTTAAAGAAGCAGGCCCTTCAACACCAGTGTCTATTTTAGGTTTAGATGGTGCTCCGCAAGCGGGTGATAAGTTTAATGTGTTTGAAGATGAACGCGAAGCGAAATCTATTGCTACTAAACGTTCTCAGTTACAGAGAGAACAATCTGTTAGAACGCAACGTCATATTACATTAGATGAAATTGGAAGACGTATAGCATTAGGCGACTTTAAAGAGCTTAACATTATTCTTAAAGGAGATGTTGATGGTTCTGTAGAAGCTTTAACAGATTCATTCCAGAAATTATCTACTGAAGAAATTCAAGTTAACATTATACATAAAGGTGTTGGTGCCATTACAGAAAGTGATGTGTTATTAGCATCGGCATCAGATGCCATTATTATTGGCTTTAATGTAAGACCAATGGGTAATGCGAGAGCTATAGCAGACAAAGAAGAAATTGATATCAGAACATATTCTATTATTTATGATGCTATCAATGATCTTAAGGATGCCATGGAAGGTATGTTATCACCAGAATTCAAGGAAGAAATTACCGGTACAGCAGAAATTAGAGAAACATTTAAAATTTCTAAAATTGGAACCATTGCCGGTTGTATGGTAACTAATGGTAAAATTTTCAGAAATTCTGGAGTGCGCCTTATTAGAGAAGGTGTTGTAATTTTTACAGGAGAATTAGCATCACTTAAACGATTTAAAGATGATGTAAAAGAAGTTTCAAAAGGATACGATTGTGGTATGCAGGTGAAGAACTACAACGATATTAAAGAAGGAGATATTATTGAAGCTTTCCAAGAGGTAGCTGTTAAGAAAAAATTGAAGTAA
- a CDS encoding SPOR domain-containing protein → MKNLNLKFKTLIVICLFGFTLNSFSQQGQVFINQDDNITKLLEAKKQLNKSENSSDRYKIQIYNGNRTGAKAAQKEFHESFADWRSRIEYESPNFKIWAGNFRTRLEADRALKRIKQKFPSAFIFKPKKEKN, encoded by the coding sequence ATGAAAAATTTGAATTTAAAGTTTAAAACATTGATTGTGATTTGTTTGTTTGGTTTTACACTAAATAGTTTCTCACAACAAGGGCAAGTTTTTATTAATCAAGATGACAATATTACAAAGTTGTTAGAGGCAAAAAAACAACTTAATAAAAGCGAAAATAGTTCTGATAGATACAAAATTCAAATTTATAATGGTAACAGAACGGGAGCTAAGGCAGCTCAAAAAGAATTTCATGAATCTTTTGCAGATTGGAGATCTAGAATAGAATATGAATCTCCAAATTTTAAAATTTGGGCAGGTAATTTTAGAACACGTTTAGAAGCCGATAGAGCTTTAAAAAGAATTAAACAAAAATTTCCTAGCGCTTTTATTTTTAAGCCAAAGAAAGAAAAGAATTAA
- a CDS encoding c-type cytochrome, translating into MKQVIHRRLGENILRFGLVILLAFTTSLSAQEGDPAKGKSLFNTNCAACHHLDKKMTGPALRHVEQRLSDEQGLDRDWIYAWIRNSSAVIKSGDAYANEVFNEFGGAAMTPFPQLSDEDINNILAYTAQEKQEPAAASANATTSETTSTNSGGISNELILGALAILFVLLAAGLYLVNKTLRRFAEVQNIDLPEATSRKPLWKAFVQNQFLMLVVAIFFLLSSAYFVYGYLMQIGVDQGYQPVQPIHFSHKIHAGDNGIDCKYCHSSARVSKTSGIPSLNVCMNCHKTISDYNGEVTAEHSKEFYDGEIQKLYDAVGWDVSEQKYTGESKPVKWVRIHNLPDFVYFNHSQHVSVGGQECQTCHGPVEEMEVLYQHAPLTMGWCVECHRTTNVKVEDNAYYEKIHEELSKKYGVEKLTVAEMGGLECGKCHY; encoded by the coding sequence ATGAAACAGGTGATTCACCGTAGATTAGGCGAAAACATTCTTCGTTTTGGCTTAGTAATTTTATTAGCGTTTACAACCTCGCTTTCCGCTCAAGAAGGAGATCCAGCAAAAGGAAAATCATTGTTTAATACCAATTGTGCAGCTTGTCACCACTTAGATAAGAAAATGACAGGTCCTGCATTACGTCATGTAGAACAACGTTTGTCTGATGAACAGGGCTTAGATAGAGATTGGATATATGCATGGATTCGTAACAGTTCAGCAGTAATTAAGTCTGGAGATGCTTATGCTAATGAGGTGTTTAATGAATTTGGAGGTGCGGCTATGACTCCGTTCCCTCAGTTGTCTGATGAAGATATAAATAATATACTTGCATATACGGCTCAAGAAAAGCAAGAGCCAGCTGCGGCTTCTGCAAATGCAACAACGTCAGAAACTACTTCAACTAATTCAGGAGGAATATCAAATGAGTTGATTTTAGGAGCTCTAGCTATATTATTTGTATTGTTAGCGGCTGGTTTGTATTTGGTAAATAAAACACTACGCAGATTTGCTGAAGTTCAAAATATTGATTTGCCAGAAGCAACTAGTAGAAAACCGCTTTGGAAGGCTTTTGTTCAAAATCAATTCTTAATGCTAGTAGTAGCTATATTCTTTTTGTTATCTAGTGCTTACTTTGTTTATGGTTATTTAATGCAAATAGGAGTAGATCAAGGATATCAACCTGTACAACCTATTCATTTCTCACATAAAATACATGCGGGAGATAATGGTATAGATTGTAAGTATTGTCACTCTTCGGCAAGAGTAAGTAAAACATCAGGAATTCCTTCTTTAAATGTTTGTATGAATTGTCATAAGACAATTTCAGACTACAACGGAGAGGTTACAGCAGAACATTCAAAAGAATTTTACGATGGTGAAATTCAAAAACTATATGATGCTGTAGGATGGGATGTTTCTGAACAAAAATATACTGGTGAGTCAAAACCTGTAAAATGGGTAAGAATACATAACCTGCCAGACTTTGTGTATTTTAATCACTCACAACACGTGTCTGTTGGTGGTCAAGAGTGTCAAACTTGTCATGGACCAGTAGAAGAAATGGAAGTATTATATCAACATGCACCATTAACAATGGGTTGGTGTGTTGAGTGTCATAGAACTACCAATGTTAAAGTTGAAGATAACGCTTATTATGAAAAAATTCATGAGGAGTTGTCTAAGAAGTACGGTGTAGAGAAATTAACAGTTGCCGAAATGGGTGGACTGGAATGTGGTAAGTGTCATTATTAA
- a CDS encoding TAT-variant-translocated molybdopterin oxidoreductase: protein MSSNKKYWKSVEELNENSSIVETLKQNEFTQEIPVDEFLGDKETLEESSTTRRDFLKYVGFSTAAVSLAACEGPVKKSIPYVVQPEEIIPGVANYYATTIADGFDFASVLVKTREGRPIKIENNALATTHGSANARVNASVLGLYDSLRIQSPKKGDSSVSWGDLDAEVTAELTKAVDTGKDIVLLTQTFASPSTSKLISEFKEKYGNVRHVVYDAVSESAALDAYQAKYGERGLADYDFSKAMTIVSVGADFLGDWQGGGFDSGYAKNRVPKNGKMSRHIQFESNMSLSGANADKRVPLTPSQQKLALAKLHSLVVGSGVSVSLPANIEDAVQKAASQLKKAGSNGVVVTGIQDVNAQTVALEINEALGSKAFNPKTPIKTRQGKDKDVAALVADMKAGKVGVLIMSGVNPVYTLPNSADFVEGLKKTFSVAFSMKADETSSLSTYIAAAPHYLESWGDVEIKKGHYALTQPAIRPLFNTRQFQEALLKWTDNNVSYSDYIKETWGTGILNGGSFNKALHDGVYVGTIATETQDTTEASEDTDAPASNAASALVSSVKTSKGLELTLYTKTGMGDGQQANNPWLQEFPDPITRTSWDNYLTVSKADADALGLINKHVANGALNGSYAKVTVNNTTITVPVIIQPGQAKGSVGLSFGYGRTAGLKEEMQTGVNAYALYENFNNVQNVTVEVAAGEHEFACVQLHNTLMGRGDILKETTLEIFNTKDKKHWNAVPVVSLNHQETPVTSPEVDLWDEFDRSIGHHFNLSIDLNACTGCGACVIACHAENNVPVVGKEEVRKSRDMHWLRIDRYYSSEESFDGDNDKKDKISGLGSSLSEFGEMESPADNPQVAFQPVMCQHCNHAPCETVCPVAATSHGRQGQNHMAYNRCVGTRYCANNCPYKVRRFNWFLYNGNDEFDYHMNDDLGRMVLNPDVVVRSRGVMEKCSMCIQMTQKTILDAKRDGREIKDGELQTACSAACSSGAMTFGDINDKESKVAKLKEDNRMYHLLEHVGTKPNVIYQTKVRNTTEA from the coding sequence ATGTCATCAAACAAGAAATACTGGAAAAGTGTTGAAGAGCTAAACGAAAATAGCTCTATTGTTGAGACGCTAAAACAAAACGAGTTCACTCAAGAGATTCCTGTAGATGAATTTTTAGGAGATAAAGAAACTTTAGAAGAAAGTTCTACTACTCGTCGCGATTTCTTAAAGTATGTAGGGTTTAGTACTGCTGCTGTTTCATTAGCAGCCTGTGAGGGGCCTGTTAAAAAATCAATTCCTTATGTTGTTCAACCAGAGGAAATTATCCCTGGTGTTGCAAACTATTATGCAACTACAATTGCAGATGGATTTGATTTCGCAAGTGTTTTAGTAAAAACTCGTGAAGGTCGTCCAATTAAAATCGAAAATAATGCTTTGGCAACTACACACGGTAGTGCTAATGCTAGAGTAAATGCTTCGGTTTTAGGTTTGTATGACAGTTTAAGAATTCAAAGTCCTAAAAAAGGAGATAGTTCTGTTTCTTGGGGAGATTTAGATGCAGAAGTAACTGCAGAATTAACAAAAGCAGTTGATACTGGTAAAGATATTGTGTTGTTAACACAAACCTTTGCAAGTCCTTCAACTAGTAAGTTAATTTCAGAATTTAAAGAAAAATACGGTAATGTTCGTCATGTAGTGTATGATGCTGTTTCAGAATCTGCTGCATTAGACGCTTACCAAGCAAAATATGGAGAACGTGGTCTTGCTGATTACGATTTTTCTAAAGCCATGACTATTGTGTCTGTAGGAGCAGACTTTTTAGGAGATTGGCAAGGAGGTGGATTTGATTCAGGATATGCTAAAAATAGAGTGCCTAAAAATGGTAAAATGTCACGTCATATTCAGTTTGAATCTAATATGTCTTTATCTGGTGCTAATGCAGATAAACGTGTGCCATTAACTCCTAGTCAACAAAAGTTAGCTTTAGCTAAATTACATAGCTTAGTTGTAGGAAGTGGAGTTTCAGTTAGTTTACCTGCTAATATTGAAGATGCTGTACAAAAAGCGGCTAGTCAACTTAAAAAAGCAGGTAGCAATGGTGTTGTTGTTACAGGGATTCAAGATGTTAACGCACAAACCGTTGCTCTTGAAATTAATGAAGCTTTAGGTAGTAAAGCGTTTAACCCTAAAACGCCAATTAAAACAAGACAAGGTAAGGATAAGGATGTAGCAGCTTTAGTTGCAGATATGAAAGCAGGTAAAGTAGGTGTGTTAATTATGAGTGGTGTAAATCCGGTTTACACACTGCCAAATTCTGCTGATTTTGTTGAAGGATTAAAGAAAACATTCTCTGTAGCCTTCTCAATGAAAGCAGATGAAACATCATCTTTATCAACATATATAGCCGCAGCGCCTCACTATTTAGAATCTTGGGGTGATGTTGAAATTAAAAAAGGTCACTACGCTTTAACACAACCAGCCATTCGTCCTTTATTTAATACTAGACAATTTCAGGAAGCATTATTAAAATGGACTGACAACAATGTTTCTTACTCAGATTATATAAAAGAAACTTGGGGAACAGGAATTTTAAATGGTGGCTCATTTAATAAAGCTTTACATGATGGTGTATATGTAGGAACCATTGCTACAGAAACTCAAGATACAACAGAGGCTTCTGAAGATACAGATGCTCCTGCAAGTAATGCAGCTAGTGCTTTAGTATCATCAGTAAAAACTTCAAAAGGTTTAGAGCTAACATTATATACTAAAACAGGTATGGGAGATGGGCAACAAGCCAACAACCCATGGTTGCAAGAGTTTCCAGATCCAATTACAAGAACCTCTTGGGATAACTATTTAACCGTTTCAAAAGCTGATGCTGATGCGTTGGGCTTAATAAATAAACACGTTGCTAACGGTGCTTTAAACGGTAGTTATGCTAAAGTAACTGTTAACAATACAACTATTACGGTTCCTGTAATTATTCAGCCAGGTCAAGCTAAAGGTTCTGTTGGTTTATCATTTGGTTATGGTAGAACAGCGGGATTAAAAGAAGAAATGCAAACAGGTGTTAATGCCTACGCATTATATGAAAATTTCAATAATGTTCAAAATGTAACAGTTGAGGTTGCTGCTGGTGAGCATGAGTTTGCTTGTGTTCAGTTGCACAATACCTTAATGGGACGTGGAGATATTCTTAAAGAGACAACATTAGAAATTTTCAATACTAAAGATAAAAAGCATTGGAATGCCGTTCCTGTGGTGTCTTTAAATCATCAAGAAACTCCAGTAACATCTCCAGAAGTAGATTTATGGGATGAATTTGATCGTTCAATAGGGCATCACTTCAACCTATCTATCGATTTAAATGCCTGTACAGGTTGTGGTGCTTGTGTTATTGCATGTCATGCCGAAAATAATGTGCCAGTTGTAGGTAAAGAAGAAGTACGTAAATCTCGTGATATGCACTGGTTACGTATTGATAGATATTATTCATCTGAAGAATCTTTCGATGGAGATAACGATAAAAAAGATAAAATTTCAGGTTTAGGTAGCTCATTAAGTGAGTTTGGAGAAATGGAATCTCCAGCTGATAACCCTCAGGTTGCTTTCCAACCAGTAATGTGTCAGCACTGTAACCACGCGCCTTGTGAAACGGTTTGTCCTGTAGCAGCAACATCTCATGGTCGTCAAGGTCAAAACCATATGGCTTATAACCGTTGTGTTGGTACAAGATATTGTGCAAACAACTGTCCTTACAAAGTACGTCGTTTCAATTGGTTCTTATATAACGGAAATGATGAGTTTGATTATCATATGAATGATGATTTAGGGCGCATGGTATTGAATCCTGATGTGGTTGTACGTTCTCGTGGTGTTATGGAAAAATGTTCTATGTGTATTCAAATGACACAAAAAACTATTTTAGATGCTAAACGTGATGGACGTGAAATAAAAGATGGAGAACTTCAAACAGCTTGTTCTGCTGCATGTAGTAGTGGCGCTATGACTTTTGGAGACATCAATGATAAAGAAAGTAAAGTTGCAAAACTTAAAGAAGATAACCGTATGTATCACTTGTTAGAGCATGTAGGCACAAAGCCAAACGTGATATATCAAACAAAAGTGAGAAATACAACAGAAGCATAA
- the nrfD gene encoding NrfD/PsrC family molybdoenzyme membrane anchor subunit has product MASHYEAPIRRPLVTGDKSYHDVTVDVAKPVEGKANKQWWIVFGISLTAFLWGIGCIIYTISTGIGTWGLNKTVGWAWDITNFVWWVGIGHAGTLISAVLLLFRQKWRMAINRSAEAMTIFSVVQAGLFPIIHMGRPWLGYWVLPIPNQFGSLWVNFNSPLLWDVFAISTYLSVSLVFWWTGLLPDFAMLRDRAIKPFQKKIYALLSFGWSGRAKDWQRFEEVSLVLAGLATPLVLSVHTIVSFDFATSVIPGWHTTIFPPYFVAGAVFSGFAMVNTLLIIMRKVVNLEDYITLQHIELMNIIIMITGSIVGVAYITELFIAWYSGVEYEQYAFLNRATGPYWWAYWAMMTCNVFSPQFMWFKKLRTSIMFSFFISIVVNIGMWFERFVIIVTSLHRDYLPSSWTMFSPTFVDIGIFIGTIGFFFVLFLLYSRTFPVIAQAEVKTILKSSGEKYKKLRESGKSLVGTGVDERTSITETTNVELSESDKSEMTNSLLSSIGTFDAATQTPDDLKKISGVGPKMEEVLNSIGIYTFLQVSKMTKKEYDLLDSITGSFPGRAERDDWSGQAKNLIN; this is encoded by the coding sequence ATGGCGTCTCATTACGAAGCACCTATTAGAAGACCTTTAGTTACAGGTGATAAATCATACCACGACGTAACTGTGGATGTAGCAAAACCTGTAGAAGGAAAAGCAAATAAACAATGGTGGATTGTTTTTGGAATCTCATTGACTGCTTTTCTTTGGGGAATTGGATGTATTATTTATACGATATCTACAGGTATTGGAACTTGGGGTTTAAATAAAACCGTAGGTTGGGCTTGGGATATTACAAACTTTGTTTGGTGGGTAGGTATTGGTCACGCAGGAACATTAATTTCTGCAGTACTGTTACTTTTCCGTCAAAAATGGAGAATGGCAATTAACCGTTCTGCAGAGGCAATGACTATCTTCTCGGTAGTTCAGGCTGGTTTATTCCCTATTATTCACATGGGTCGTCCATGGTTAGGATACTGGGTATTACCAATCCCGAATCAATTTGGTTCACTTTGGGTAAACTTTAACTCACCGCTACTTTGGGACGTATTCGCTATTTCAACCTATTTATCGGTGTCATTAGTGTTCTGGTGGACTGGTTTGCTTCCTGATTTTGCAATGCTTAGAGATAGAGCTATTAAACCCTTTCAAAAGAAAATATATGCTTTATTAAGTTTTGGATGGTCTGGTAGAGCTAAAGATTGGCAACGTTTTGAAGAAGTATCATTAGTACTTGCTGGTTTAGCAACACCTTTAGTACTTTCTGTACACACTATTGTATCGTTTGACTTTGCTACATCGGTAATTCCTGGTTGGCATACCACCATATTTCCTCCTTACTTCGTTGCGGGAGCGGTGTTCTCTGGTTTTGCCATGGTAAATACGCTTCTTATCATAATGAGAAAAGTAGTCAATCTAGAAGACTATATCACATTACAGCACATAGAGCTAATGAATATTATAATTATGATTACAGGTTCTATAGTTGGTGTGGCATATATTACAGAGTTATTTATTGCATGGTATTCTGGAGTAGAATATGAGCAATATGCATTCTTAAACAGAGCAACAGGACCTTACTGGTGGGCTTATTGGGCTATGATGACTTGTAACGTGTTCTCTCCACAGTTTATGTGGTTTAAGAAATTAAGAACAAGTATCATGTTCTCATTCTTTATCTCTATTGTTGTAAATATAGGAATGTGGTTTGAACGTTTTGTAATTATAGTAACGTCATTACATAGAGATTATTTACCATCATCATGGACTATGTTCTCACCAACATTTGTAGACATAGGTATATTTATAGGAACCATTGGATTCTTCTTTGTATTATTCTTATTATACTCAAGAACATTCCCAGTTATTGCACAGGCAGAGGTTAAAACTATTTTAAAATCTTCTGGAGAAAAATATAAGAAATTAAGAGAATCAGGAAAAAGTTTAGTTGGTACAGGTGTAGATGAAAGGACATCAATTACAGAAACTACAAATGTAGAGCTATCTGAAAGCGATAAATCTGAAATGACCAATTCGTTATTAAGTAGTATTGGTACATTTGATGCCGCTACACAAACGCCAGACGATTTAAAGAAAATAAGTGGTGTTGGACCTAAAATGGAAGAAGTATTAAATAGCATTGGTATTTATACATTCCTTCAAGTTAGTAAAATGACCAAAAAAGAATACGACTTGTTAGACAGTATTACAGGTTCTTTCCCAGGAAGAGCAGAACGTGATGATTGGTCTGGTCAAGCTAAAAATTTAATAAACTAA
- a CDS encoding DUF3341 domain-containing protein, whose translation MEASKVIHAIYNDDDVLMSAVKKVKAAKHHIEEIYTPFPVHGLDKAMGLAPTRIAITAFMYGLVGLSVAITMMNFIMIEDWPQNIGGKPSFSYLENMPAFVPIMFELTVFFAAHLMVITFYLRSKMWPFKKAENPDPRTTDDHFLMEIAVHGNESELENLLKETGAVEINLVDKEAH comes from the coding sequence ATGGAAGCTTCAAAAGTAATTCACGCTATTTATAATGATGATGATGTATTAATGTCTGCTGTTAAAAAAGTAAAAGCAGCAAAACATCATATAGAAGAAATATATACACCATTTCCTGTTCATGGACTAGATAAAGCTATGGGATTAGCGCCAACACGTATTGCTATTACGGCATTTATGTATGGTTTAGTTGGTTTATCTGTTGCCATTACCATGATGAATTTTATCATGATTGAAGACTGGCCACAAAATATTGGAGGTAAACCAAGTTTTAGCTATTTAGAAAACATGCCAGCGTTTGTGCCAATTATGTTTGAGTTAACAGTGTTTTTTGCGGCTCACTTAATGGTAATTACATTTTATTTACGTAGTAAAATGTGGCCATTTAAAAAAGCTGAGAACCCAGATCCAAGAACTACAGATGATCATTTTTTAATGGAAATTGCTGTTCATGGCAATGAGAGTGAGTTAGAAAACTTACTTAAAGAAACTGGTGCTGTAGAAATTAATTTAGTAGATAAAGAAGCGCATTAA
- a CDS encoding cytochrome c yields the protein MKSVIKILAIAIVFIAVSCKKDTAPNYQFMPNMYESVGYETYSEAAFPNGVEAQLPAEGTVARGHIPFDIENSIEGYNLAKATLKSPLDSTQVDLNRGKELYDIYCGICHGNKGDGQGNLVKREKILGIPRYDDAGRAINEGSIYHTIYYGKNSMGSYANQLKEEERWQVVAYVLKLKADLEK from the coding sequence ATGAAAAGCGTAATTAAGATATTAGCAATAGCAATCGTTTTTATAGCGGTATCATGTAAAAAAGATACAGCTCCAAATTATCAATTCATGCCAAATATGTATGAATCTGTTGGATATGAAACTTATAGTGAAGCAGCTTTCCCTAATGGTGTTGAGGCGCAACTACCTGCTGAAGGCACTGTAGCTAGAGGACATATTCCTTTCGATATAGAAAACTCTATTGAAGGTTATAATTTGGCTAAAGCTACTTTAAAAAGCCCTTTAGATTCTACACAAGTAGATTTAAATAGAGGGAAAGAATTATACGATATTTATTGTGGTATTTGCCATGGTAATAAGGGAGATGGTCAAGGTAATTTAGTAAAGCGTGAAAAAATTCTTGGTATTCCAAGATATGACGATGCAGGAAGAGCCATTAATGAAGGAAGTATTTATCATACCATTTATTATGGTAAAAATAGTATGGGGTCTTATGCTAACCAATTAAAAGAAGAAGAGCGTTGGCAAGTAGTAGCATACGTTTTAAAGTTAAAAGCAGATTTAGAAAAGTAA